One window of the Triticum dicoccoides isolate Atlit2015 ecotype Zavitan chromosome 3B, WEW_v2.0, whole genome shotgun sequence genome contains the following:
- the LOC119280569 gene encoding uncharacterized protein LOC119280569, giving the protein MQCCCWALTIVIGLLHLQIISGLQNFARSNVASVITATDKHVPKTNFLLLMKPFQITEDFLTGWCCMAWLSSRLTEMAIVRVLVATPMIVKRFLDWTVAWLPMYSPHSSSTSGTPTHGVRGICTWLHPPASGKTRGRHRPRPAGTEG; this is encoded by the exons ATGCAATGTTGCTGCTGGGCTCTAACGATAGTGATTGGCCTTTTGCACCTGCAGATCATTTCGGGGCTCCAGAACTTCGCCAGGTCCAATGTTGCGTCTGTCATCACGGCTACGGATAAG CATGTCCCTAAAACAAATTTCCTTCTTTTGATGAAGCCTTTTCAGATCACCGAAGACTTCTTGACAG GTTGGTGCTGTATGGCCTGGTTGAGCTCAAGGTTAACGGAGATGGCAATTGTCAG GGTTCTGGTGGCGACACCGATGATCGTCAAGAGGTTCTTGGACTGGACGGTGGCGTGGTTGCCGATGTATTCGCCTCACTCCTCCTCTACCTCTGGCACCCCAACACATGG GGTGCGGGGCATTTGTACATGGCTTCATCCGCCCGCTAGTGGCAAGACACGAGGACGACATCGACCCAGGCCAGCTGGAACCGAGGGCTAG